From one Lycium barbarum isolate Lr01 chromosome 6, ASM1917538v2, whole genome shotgun sequence genomic stretch:
- the LOC132600560 gene encoding uncharacterized protein LOC132600560 isoform X2 translates to MYLWSLRVFPVFYKWSNSNFGTRFFLTLGVLALQNSGMIFQFVSLEVSIFVFTLNLCLWKFTLENLYVVRYFSSLSVLFVLFSRFFWGYKMTQLLGIYAITLEIPDWTCKVCSKTYSSVIQELKRSFLPLQLLGDILLYCSDYVAMTLSVSSRGNLRSLLSLCKLFIPDDYILYNLQK, encoded by the exons ATGTATCTTTGGTCCCTCAGGGTATTTCCGGtattctacaaatggtcaaatAGTAACTTTGGCACTAGATTTTTTCTCACTCTAGGTGTACTTGCACTCCAAAATTCTGGAATGATCTTTCAATTTGTGTCTCTGGAAGTGTCCATCTTCGTCTTCACCCTCAATTTGTGTCTCTGGAAGTTCACCCTTGAG AATCTATACGTTGTCAGGTATTTTTCATCTCTCTCCGTGCTCTTCGTCCTCTTTTCTCGATTTTTCTG GGGATATAAAATGACACAGCTACTTGGTATATATGCAATCACTCTTGAAATACCAGACTGGACCTGTAAAGT GTGTTCTAAGACCTACTCTTCTGTCATTCAGGAGCTGAAAAG ATCTTTCTTACCGTTGCAGCTCCTGGGAGATATTCTGCTATATTGCTCAGATTATGTTGCAATGACACTTTCTGTTAGCTCACGAGGCAACTTGAGGAGTCTTCTGAGCCTATGCAAG TTGTTTATTCCAGAtgattatatattatataatcTACAGAAGTAA
- the LOC132600560 gene encoding uncharacterized protein LOC132600560 isoform X3 yields MYLWSLRVFPVFYKWSNSNFGTRFFLTLGVLALQNSGMIFQFVSLEVSIFVFTLNLCLWKFTLENLYVVRYFSSLSVLFVLFSRFFWGYKMTQLLGIYAITLEIPDWTCKVCSKTYSSVIQELKRSFLPLQLLGDILLYCSDYVAMTLSVSSRGNLRSLLSLCKQGMIDTFHFS; encoded by the exons ATGTATCTTTGGTCCCTCAGGGTATTTCCGGtattctacaaatggtcaaatAGTAACTTTGGCACTAGATTTTTTCTCACTCTAGGTGTACTTGCACTCCAAAATTCTGGAATGATCTTTCAATTTGTGTCTCTGGAAGTGTCCATCTTCGTCTTCACCCTCAATTTGTGTCTCTGGAAGTTCACCCTTGAG AATCTATACGTTGTCAGGTATTTTTCATCTCTCTCCGTGCTCTTCGTCCTCTTTTCTCGATTTTTCTG GGGATATAAAATGACACAGCTACTTGGTATATATGCAATCACTCTTGAAATACCAGACTGGACCTGTAAAGT GTGTTCTAAGACCTACTCTTCTGTCATTCAGGAGCTGAAAAG ATCTTTCTTACCGTTGCAGCTCCTGGGAGATATTCTGCTATATTGCTCAGATTATGTTGCAATGACACTTTCTGTTAGCTCACGAGGCAACTTGAGGAGTCTTCTGAGCCTATGCAAG CAAGGAATGATTGACACCTTTCATTTCTCTTGA
- the LOC132600560 gene encoding uncharacterized protein LOC132600560 isoform X5, translating to MYLWSLRVFPVFYKWSNSNFGTRFFLTLGVLALQNSGMIFQFVSLEVSIFVFTLNLCLWKFTLENLYVVRYFSSLSVLFVLFSRFFWGYKMTQLLGIYAITLEIPDWTCKVCSKTYSSVIQELKRSFLPLQLLGDILLYCSDYVAMTLSVSSRGNLRSLLSLCKGH from the exons ATGTATCTTTGGTCCCTCAGGGTATTTCCGGtattctacaaatggtcaaatAGTAACTTTGGCACTAGATTTTTTCTCACTCTAGGTGTACTTGCACTCCAAAATTCTGGAATGATCTTTCAATTTGTGTCTCTGGAAGTGTCCATCTTCGTCTTCACCCTCAATTTGTGTCTCTGGAAGTTCACCCTTGAG AATCTATACGTTGTCAGGTATTTTTCATCTCTCTCCGTGCTCTTCGTCCTCTTTTCTCGATTTTTCTG GGGATATAAAATGACACAGCTACTTGGTATATATGCAATCACTCTTGAAATACCAGACTGGACCTGTAAAGT GTGTTCTAAGACCTACTCTTCTGTCATTCAGGAGCTGAAAAG ATCTTTCTTACCGTTGCAGCTCCTGGGAGATATTCTGCTATATTGCTCAGATTATGTTGCAATGACACTTTCTGTTAGCTCACGAGGCAACTTGAGGAGTCTTCTGAGCCTATGCAAG GGTCATTAA
- the LOC132600560 gene encoding uncharacterized protein LOC132600560 isoform X4, producing MYLWSLRVFPVFYKWSNSNFGTRFFLTLGVLALQNSGMIFQFVSLEVSIFVFTLNLCLWKFTLENLYVVRYFSSLSVLFVLFSRFFWGYKMTQLLGIYAITLEIPDWTCKVCSKTYSSVIQELKRSFLPLQLLGDILLYCSDYVAMTLSVSSRGNLRSLLSLCKGECNFW from the exons ATGTATCTTTGGTCCCTCAGGGTATTTCCGGtattctacaaatggtcaaatAGTAACTTTGGCACTAGATTTTTTCTCACTCTAGGTGTACTTGCACTCCAAAATTCTGGAATGATCTTTCAATTTGTGTCTCTGGAAGTGTCCATCTTCGTCTTCACCCTCAATTTGTGTCTCTGGAAGTTCACCCTTGAG AATCTATACGTTGTCAGGTATTTTTCATCTCTCTCCGTGCTCTTCGTCCTCTTTTCTCGATTTTTCTG GGGATATAAAATGACACAGCTACTTGGTATATATGCAATCACTCTTGAAATACCAGACTGGACCTGTAAAGT GTGTTCTAAGACCTACTCTTCTGTCATTCAGGAGCTGAAAAG ATCTTTCTTACCGTTGCAGCTCCTGGGAGATATTCTGCTATATTGCTCAGATTATGTTGCAATGACACTTTCTGTTAGCTCACGAGGCAACTTGAGGAGTCTTCTGAGCCTATGCAAG GGAGAGTGCAATTTCTGGTAG
- the LOC132600560 gene encoding uncharacterized protein LOC132600560 isoform X7, whose product MYLWSLRVFPVFYKWSNSNFGTRFFLTLGVLALQNSGMIFQFVSLEVSIFVFTLNLCLWKFTLENLYVVRYFSSLSVLFVLFSRFFWGYKMTQLLGIYAITLEIPDWTCKVCSKTYSSVIQELKSSWEIFCYIAQIMLQ is encoded by the exons ATGTATCTTTGGTCCCTCAGGGTATTTCCGGtattctacaaatggtcaaatAGTAACTTTGGCACTAGATTTTTTCTCACTCTAGGTGTACTTGCACTCCAAAATTCTGGAATGATCTTTCAATTTGTGTCTCTGGAAGTGTCCATCTTCGTCTTCACCCTCAATTTGTGTCTCTGGAAGTTCACCCTTGAG AATCTATACGTTGTCAGGTATTTTTCATCTCTCTCCGTGCTCTTCGTCCTCTTTTCTCGATTTTTCTG GGGATATAAAATGACACAGCTACTTGGTATATATGCAATCACTCTTGAAATACCAGACTGGACCTGTAAAGT GTGTTCTAAGACCTACTCTTCTGTCATTCAGGAGCTGAAAAG CTCCTGGGAGATATTCTGCTATATTGCTCAGATTATGTTGCAATGA